A region from the Deltaproteobacteria bacterium genome encodes:
- a CDS encoding aldehyde dehydrogenase family protein, whose translation MPCVRGKSARTLAPRFQLRNAHFRAFLPCRRRKILLARARLDVRCRRPLSPLPSGRRGCSMRIPAGDERRKNLIGGAWVPPSTDKYDPCVNPADTREILGYFPKSGAADAKAAIGAAAKAFPGWAATPGPERGRVLARAYAILKERVDLVAEALCREEGKVFNEARGEVLRGLNILEFYAGEGFRQHGKTLPSEMRSTLCLTLRQPVGPVALITPWNFPFAIPVWKTAPALVAGCTAVLKPASLTPVCAHLIAEALMEAGLPPGVLNVVTGPGGAIGDALADDPRIKAVSFTGSNEVGLRLYQRVAARGVKVTLEMGGKNPVLVMDDADLDLAVEGIVQGAFGSTGQRCTATARVVTTPSIAPKLTEALVERARKLRVGNGMQPGVHMGPAVDAGQLRTDLDAIAQARSEGAKLLCGGERLSSAEHEHGFFVAPTVFDAVQPGTRLASDEVFGPVLAIQHARDLEEAVRLANDVAFGLTASIYTRDYFQAMRFVEKAEVGMIHVNQPTVGGEAQLPFGGIKATGVGEKEMAEEGSNFFTHLKTVWLDYTGSKRNTNIY comes from the coding sequence ATGCCTTGCGTCAGGGGGAAAAGCGCGCGGACGCTAGCACCCAGGTTCCAGCTCCGCAACGCGCACTTTCGCGCGTTTTTGCCGTGCCGTCGAAGGAAAATCTTGCTCGCCAGGGCTCGGCTGGACGTCCGCTGCCGGCGCCCGTTGAGTCCGCTCCCGTCCGGGCGTAGAGGATGCTCCATGCGCATCCCGGCTGGCGACGAGCGGCGGAAGAACCTCATCGGTGGCGCATGGGTGCCGCCATCCACCGACAAGTATGACCCATGTGTGAATCCCGCCGACACGCGCGAGATCCTCGGCTACTTCCCGAAAAGTGGTGCCGCCGACGCGAAGGCGGCGATCGGCGCCGCGGCGAAGGCGTTCCCCGGCTGGGCCGCGACGCCGGGGCCGGAGCGCGGGCGGGTCCTCGCCCGCGCGTACGCGATCCTGAAGGAGAGGGTCGACCTCGTCGCCGAGGCGCTCTGTCGCGAGGAGGGCAAGGTCTTCAACGAGGCGCGGGGCGAGGTGCTGCGAGGCCTGAACATCCTCGAGTTCTATGCGGGCGAAGGTTTCCGCCAGCACGGCAAGACGCTGCCGTCGGAGATGCGCAGCACGCTCTGTCTCACGCTGCGCCAGCCCGTCGGCCCCGTGGCGTTGATCACGCCGTGGAACTTCCCGTTCGCCATCCCCGTCTGGAAGACGGCGCCGGCGCTCGTGGCAGGCTGCACCGCGGTGCTCAAGCCGGCGTCCCTGACTCCGGTCTGCGCGCACCTGATCGCGGAGGCGTTGATGGAGGCGGGGCTTCCGCCCGGCGTGCTGAACGTCGTCACCGGACCCGGCGGGGCCATCGGCGATGCGCTCGCCGACGATCCGCGGATCAAGGCCGTGAGCTTCACGGGCTCGAACGAAGTCGGGCTGCGTCTCTACCAGCGCGTCGCGGCGCGAGGCGTGAAGGTGACCCTGGAGATGGGCGGCAAGAATCCGGTGCTCGTGATGGACGACGCGGATCTCGATCTGGCGGTGGAAGGGATCGTCCAGGGCGCTTTCGGCAGCACCGGCCAGCGATGCACGGCGACTGCGCGCGTCGTCACTACGCCCTCCATCGCGCCGAAGCTGACCGAAGCGCTCGTCGAGCGCGCCCGAAAGCTGCGGGTGGGAAATGGCATGCAGCCGGGGGTGCACATGGGTCCCGCGGTGGATGCCGGCCAGCTGCGCACCGATCTCGACGCGATCGCGCAGGCGCGCAGCGAAGGGGCGAAGTTGCTCTGCGGCGGCGAGCGGCTCTCCTCCGCCGAGCACGAGCACGGGTTCTTCGTCGCGCCCACGGTCTTCGACGCCGTGCAGCCCGGGACGCGGCTCGCCAGCGACGAAGTGTTCGGTCCTGTCCTCGCCATCCAGCACGCGCGTGATCTGGAGGAGGCAGTGCGGCTCGCGAACGACGTCGCGTTCGGCCTCACCGCATCGATCTACACGCGCGACTATTTCCAGGCGATGCGTTTCGTGGAGAAGGCGGAAGTCGGCATGATCCACGTGAATCAGCCGACCGTTGGCGGCGAGGCGCAGCTCCCGTTCGGCGGCATCAAGGCGACCGGCGTGGGGGAGAAGGAGATGGCCGAAGAGGGATCGAACTTCTTCACGCACCTCAAGACCGTCTGGCTCGATTACACGGGTAGCAAGCGGAACACGAACATCTATTGA
- a CDS encoding rod shape-determining protein — protein MFNGIYKLFSRDLAIDLGTANTLIYIRGMGIVSNEPSVVAVQQEARGGKKVLAVGKEAKEMLGRTPGNIVAIRPMKDGVIADFEITAAMLRYFIRAAHNRSTLVKPRIIIGIPSGITEVERRAVREAAESAGAREVYLIEQPMAAAIGAGLPITEPSGNMIVDIGGGTSDVAVISLAGIVYAKSVRVGGDKMDEAIIQHIKRKYNLLIGERTAELIKMGIGNAYPSDEVLTMDIKGRDLVAGVPRTLTVSSDEIRDALAEPVNAIVEAVKVTLERTPPELAGDIADRGIVLAGGGALLKNLDALLREETGLPVFLAEDPLSSVVIGAGKALEELDILRQVCSPA, from the coding sequence ATGTTCAACGGGATCTACAAGCTCTTCTCCCGCGACCTGGCCATCGATCTCGGCACCGCGAACACGCTGATCTACATCCGCGGGATGGGCATCGTGTCGAACGAGCCCTCGGTCGTCGCGGTGCAGCAGGAAGCGCGGGGCGGCAAGAAGGTCCTTGCGGTGGGCAAGGAAGCGAAGGAGATGCTCGGCCGCACGCCCGGCAACATCGTCGCCATCCGCCCGATGAAGGACGGGGTGATCGCCGACTTCGAGATCACCGCAGCGATGCTCCGCTACTTCATCCGCGCCGCGCACAATCGCTCGACGCTGGTGAAGCCGCGCATCATCATCGGCATCCCGTCGGGCATCACCGAGGTCGAACGGCGCGCGGTCCGCGAGGCGGCGGAGAGCGCCGGCGCCCGCGAGGTCTACCTGATCGAACAGCCGATGGCCGCGGCGATCGGCGCCGGGCTGCCCATCACCGAGCCGTCAGGCAACATGATCGTCGACATCGGAGGCGGAACCAGCGACGTGGCGGTGATCTCGCTCGCCGGCATCGTCTACGCGAAGAGCGTGCGCGTGGGCGGCGACAAGATGGACGAGGCGATCATCCAGCACATCAAGCGCAAGTACAACCTGCTGATCGGCGAGAGGACCGCGGAGCTGATCAAGATGGGCATCGGCAACGCCTATCCGAGCGACGAAGTCCTCACCATGGACATCAAGGGTCGCGACCTGGTGGCCGGCGTGCCGCGCACCCTCACCGTCAGCTCCGATGAGATCCGTGACGCCCTCGCCGAGCCGGTCAACGCCATCGTCGAGGCGGTGAAGGTGACGCTCGAGCGCACTCCGCCCGAGCTCGCCGGCGACATCGCCGACCGCGGGATCGTCCTCGCCGGTGGCGGCGCTTTGCTCAAGAACCTCGACGCGCTGTTGCGCGAGGAGACCGGCCTGCCCGTCTTTCTCGCCGAGGATCCTCTCTCCTCCGTCGTGATCGGCGCGGGCAAGGCGCTGGAGGAGCTCGACATCCTCCGCCAGGTCTGCTCGCCAGCCTGA